One part of the Arabidopsis thaliana chromosome 4, partial sequence genome encodes these proteins:
- a CDS encoding DUF1997 family protein, putative (DUF1997) (Protein of unknown function (DUF1997); CONTAINS InterPro DOMAIN/s: Protein of unknown function DUF1997 (InterPro:IPR018971); BEST Arabidopsis thaliana protein match is: Protein of unknown function (DUF1997) (TAIR:AT5G04440.1); Has 178 Blast hits to 178 proteins in 45 species: Archae - 0; Bacteria - 51; Metazoa - 0; Fungi - 0; Plants - 75; Viruses - 0; Other Eukaryotes - 52 (source: NCBI BLink).): protein MDIGIRNGWRTPKTSESSGSNFLGLLRSYPNTIPRERIHMGNVHSGKRAMVISSLKKANISASRKQRIKLEINGEKELTFSEFLKHPSGMEAVINAKALQSYHLVDDSDDTYRCTLPKVQLMSFEVYPVLVLRVTPTQEDCTVELLSCKLEGSELLENQSERFSAIMTNCMTWNMEHPEPFLEVDVRLNVTLEISTRPFTMLPVSAVEAPGNLVMQTLVDTLVPLLLQQLLKDYDEWIKKQQRNSLNATS, encoded by the exons ATGGATATTGGGATTAGAAACGGATGGAGAACTCCGAAGACTTCAGAAAGCTCTGGATCTAATTTCCTGGGTTTGCTTAGATCCTACCCTAACACCATCCCCAG GGAGAGAATTCATATGGGTAATGTTCATAGTGGCAAAAGAGCAATGGTGATTTCTAGTTTAAAGAAAGCGAATATCTCTGCTTCGAGGAAGCAGAGAATTAAGCTAGAGATTAATGGAGAAAAGGAGCTGACTTTCAGTGAGTTTTTGAAACACCCATCTGGCATGGAGGCTGTGATCAACGCAAAGGCTTTGCAGAGTTACCATTTAGTTGATGATAGTGATGATACTTACAG ATGTACATTGCCAAAAGTTCAGTTAATGAGTTTTGAAGTTTATCCAGTACTGGTTTTAAGGGTCACTCCCACACAGGAAGATTGTACAGTTGAGCTGCTTTCCTGCAAG TTGGAAGGATCAGAGTTATTGGAGAACCAAAGTGAAAGGTTTTCAG CAATAATGACAAACTGCATGACTTGGAACATGGAACATCCAGAGCCATTTTTGGAAGTTGACGTGAGATTGAATGTCACTCTAGAG ATCTCAACGCGACCGTTCACAATGCTTCCAGTATCAGCTGTTGAGGCTCCTGGGAATCT AGTAATGCAGACACTGGTCGATACACTGGTTCCCCTTCTGCTTCAGCAATTACTTAAAGATTACGACGAATGGATTAAAAAACAGCAACGGAACTCCTTAAACGCAACTTCTTAA
- the SKB1 gene encoding SHK1 binding protein 1 (SHK1 binding protein 1 (SKB1); FUNCTIONS IN: protein methyltransferase activity; INVOLVED IN: positive regulation of vernalization response, regulation of flower development; LOCATED IN: cytoplasm; EXPRESSED IN: 25 plant structures; EXPRESSED DURING: 13 growth stages; CONTAINS InterPro DOMAIN/s: Skb1 methyltransferase (InterPro:IPR007857); Has 957 Blast hits to 940 proteins in 238 species: Archae - 11; Bacteria - 37; Metazoa - 444; Fungi - 148; Plants - 166; Viruses - 0; Other Eukaryotes - 151 (source: NCBI BLink).) encodes MPLGERGGWERTESRYCGVETDFSNDVTHLLNFNISTGGFDYVLAPLVDPSYRPSLVEGNGVDTQVLPVCGSDLVLSPSQWSSHVVGKISSWIDLDSEDEVLRMDSETTLKQEIAWATHLSLQACLLPTPKGKSCANYARCVNQILQGLTTLQLWLRVPLVKSEGDSMDDTSEGLNDSWELWNSFRLLCEHDSKLSVALDVLSTLPSETSLGRWMGESVRAAILSTDAFLTNARGYPCLSKRHQKLIAGFFDHAAQVVICGKPVHNLQKPLDSSSEGTEKNPLRIYLDYVAYLFQKMESLSEQERIELGYRDFLQAPLQPLMDNLEAQTYETFERDSVKYIQYQRAVEKALVDRVPDEKASELTTVLMVVGAGRGPLVRASLQAAEETDRKLKVYAVEKNPNAVVTLHNLVKMEGWEDVVTIISCDMRFWNAPEQADILVSELLGSFGDNELSPECLDGAQRFLKPDGISIPSSYTSFIQPITASKLYNDVKAHKDLAHFETAYVVKLHSVAKLAPSQSVFTFTHPNFSTKVNNQRYKKLQFSLPSDAGSALVHGFAGYFDSVLYKDVHLGIEPTTATPNMFSWFPIFFPLRKPVEVHPDTPLEVHFWRCCGSSKVWYEWSVSSPTPSPMHNTNGRSYWVGL; translated from the exons atgccGCTCGGAGAGAGAGGAGGATGGGAGAGGACCGAGTCCAGATACTGCGGCGTTGAGACTGATTTCTCCAACGATGTTACTCATCTTCTCAACTTCAACATTTCCACCGGCGGTTTTGACTATGTTCTCGCTCCTCTg GTGGATCCTTCGTATAGGCCGAGCTTGGTGGAAGGAAATGGTGTAGATACTCAGGTTCTTCCAGTCTGTGGCTCTGACTTAGTCTTGTCACCTTCTCAATGGAGCAGTCATGTTGTTG GAAAAATTAGTTCGTGGATTGACTTGGATTCTGAAGATGAGGTCTTACGGATGGATTCAGAAACCACATTGAAGCAAGAAATAGCTTGGGCTACTCATCTCTCCTTACAG GCATGCCTTCTTCCCACTCCTAAAGGGAAATCGTGCGCCAATTATGCCAGATGTGTGAACCAGATCTTACAAGGCCTCACTACCTTGCAG TTATGGCTAAGGGTTCCACTGGTGAAGTCTGAAGGTGATTCAATGGATGATACCTCAGAGGGACTG AATGATTCCTGGGAGCTGTGGAATTCGTTTCGTCTTCTTTGTGAGCATGACAGTAAGCTGTCTGTTGCTCTTGATGTTCT GAGTACACTACCCTCTGAAACTTCACTAGGGCGCTGGATGGGAGAGTCTGTGAGAGCAGCCATATTAAGCACTGAT GCTTTCTTAACAAATGCTCGGGGTTATCCTTGCTTGTCCAAACGCCACCAAAAGTTAATAGCAGGATTTTTTGATCATGCTGCCCAG GTTGTAATTTGTGGAAAGCCTGTTCATAATCTTCAAAAGCCTCTTGATTCTAGCTCGGAGG GTACAGAGAAGAATCCTCTGCGCATATATTTGGACTATGTTGCTTATCTGTTCCAAAAGATGGAATCACTTTCTGAACAGGAACGCATCGAG CTGGGTTACAGGGATTTTTTGCAGGCACCCCTGCAG CCTCTTATGGACAACCTCGAAGCCCAAACCTATGAGACGTTTGAGAGAGACTCTGTTAAATACATCCAA TATCAAAGAGCAGTTGAGAAAGCCTTGGTGGACAGGGTACCTGATGAAAAAGCATCCGAGTTGACTACT gtCCTGATGGTTGTGGGGGCAGGAAGGGGACCCCTTGTGAGGGCATCGTTACAG GCAGCTGAAGAAACTGATCGGAAGTTGAAAGTTTATGCCGTGGAAAAGAATCCTAATGCCGTTGTAACACTCCAT AATTTGGTTAAGATGGAAGGATGGGAAGACGTTGTTACGATAATATCCTGTGACATGCGTTTTTGGAATGCTCCCGAGCAAGCTGATATATTG GTTAGCGAACTGCTGGGTTCTTTTGGAGACAATGAACTTTCTCCTGAGTGTCTTGATGGAGCCCAAAGGTTTCTGAAGCCAGACGGAATTTCAATACCATCCTC GTATACAAGTTTCATACAGCCTATAACAGCTTCGAAGCTTTACAATGAC GTTAAGGCTCATAAAGATCTTGCGCACTTTGAAACTGCTTATGTTGTCAAGCTGCATAGTGTAGCAAAGCTTGCTCCTTCCCAGTCT GTTTTCACATTTACTCATCCAAACTTCTCAACGAAAGTCAACAACCAACGCTATAAGAAGCTTCAGTTCAGTCTACCAAGCGATGCTGGCTCAGCTTTGGTGCATG GATTCGCTGGCTATTTTGATTCCGTCCTTTATAAAGATGTTCATCTTGGGATCGAGCCTACAACAGCAACACCAAACATGTTCAGCTG GTTCCCAATCTTTTTCCCATTGAGGAAGCCTGTGGAGGTTCACCCTGATACTCCATTAGAAGTACACTTTTGGAGGTGTTGTGGTTCCTCAAAG GTTTGGTATGAATGGTCGGTGTCTTCACCTACTCCATCTCCGATGCATAACACCAATGGCCGTTCGTACTGGGTTGGCCTTTAG
- a CDS encoding endonuclease V family protein (endonuclease V family protein; FUNCTIONS IN: endonuclease activity; INVOLVED IN: DNA repair; LOCATED IN: cellular_component unknown; EXPRESSED IN: 22 plant structures; EXPRESSED DURING: 13 growth stages; CONTAINS InterPro DOMAIN/s: Endonuclease V (InterPro:IPR007581); Has 30201 Blast hits to 17322 proteins in 780 species: Archae - 12; Bacteria - 1396; Metazoa - 17338; Fungi - 3422; Plants - 5037; Viruses - 0; Other Eukaryotes - 2996 (source: NCBI BLink).), whose translation MDSEGASSESSSSGDQLEKWTEEQDELKKKLIAYDDFTWKLSSSTELSQGSEILKYVGGVDMSFCKEDSSVACACLVVLELPSLRVVHHDFSLLRLHVPYVPGFLAFREAPVLLQILQKMRDEKHPFYPQVLMVDGNGILHPRGFGLACHLGVLAHLPTIGVGKNLHHVDGLNQSEVKQSLQLQINEHEQTITLVGNSGITWGVGFRPTLSSLKPIYVSVGHRISLDSAVEVVKITCKYRVPEPIRQADIRSRAYLQKHQTESFKELAVRPPDQTEP comes from the exons ATGGATAGTGAAGGAGCTTCAAgcgagtcttcttcttctggagATCAGCTCGAGAAGTGGACAGA AGAGCAGGatgagctgaagaagaaactgatcGCGTACGATGACTTCACATGGAAGTTATCTTCATCAACGGAACTGTCTCAGGGATCGGAGATACTTAAGTATGTTGGAGGTGTAGACATGAGCTTTTGCAAAGAAGATTCTTCCGTCGCATGCGCTTGTCTCGTCGTTCTTGAGCTTCCTTCTCTCCGTGTAGTCCACCAtgacttctctcttctccgcCTCCATGTTCCTTATGTCCCTGGATTTCTTGCCTTTCGTGAG GCTCCGGTTCTTTTGCAGATTCTGCAGAAGATGAGAGATGAGAAGCATCCATTCTATCCTCAG GTACTGATGGTGGATGGAAATGGAATACTTCATCCACGAG GATTTGGCTTGGCGTGTCATTTAGGTGTTCTTGCTCACCTACCAACCATTGGGGTCGGAAAGAAT CTGCATCATGTGGATGGTCTGAATCAATCTGAGGTTAAACAGTCGCTTCAGCTCCAAATAAACGAGCATGAGCAAACTATCACTTTGGTAGGAAACTCTGGAATTACATGGGGAGTA GGATTTAGGCCAACTCTGAGTTCTCTAAAGCCCATATATGTATCGGTTGGCCATCGCATATCACTGGACTCTGCCGTTGAAGTTGTCAAGATAACCTGCAAGTACCGTGTTCCAGAACCTATTAGACAG GCAGATATTAGATCAAGAGCATATCTCCAGAAGCATCAAACTGAGTCTTTTAAAGAACTGGCAGTGCGACCACCGGATCAG ACTGAACCTTAA
- a CDS encoding O-Glycosyl hydrolases family 17 protein (O-Glycosyl hydrolases family 17 protein; FUNCTIONS IN: cation binding, hydrolase activity, hydrolyzing O-glycosyl compounds, catalytic activity; INVOLVED IN: carbohydrate metabolic process; LOCATED IN: anchored to plasma membrane, plasma membrane, vacuole, anchored to membrane, plant-type cell wall; EXPRESSED IN: 24 plant structures; EXPRESSED DURING: 12 growth stages; CONTAINS InterPro DOMAIN/s: X8 (InterPro:IPR012946), Glycoside hydrolase, catalytic core (InterPro:IPR017853), Glycoside hydrolase, family 17 (InterPro:IPR000490), Glycoside hydrolase, subgroup, catalytic core (InterPro:IPR013781); BEST Arabidopsis thaliana protein match is: O-Glycosyl hydrolases family 17 protein (TAIR:AT5G58090.1); Has 2782 Blast hits to 2712 proteins in 151 species: Archae - 0; Bacteria - 6; Metazoa - 4; Fungi - 39; Plants - 2723; Viruses - 0; Other Eukaryotes - 10 (source: NCBI BLink).), with protein sequence MLFKGVFAVFFVITLLYASLLIEVEGIGVNWGSQARHPLPPATVVRLLRENGIQKVKLFEADSAILKALSRTGIQVMVGIPNDLLAPLAGSVAAAERWVSQNVSAHVSSNGVDIRYVAVGNEPFLKAFNGTFEGITLPALQNIQSAIIKAGLATQVKVTVPLNADVYQSASNLPSDGDFRPEIRDLMLNIVKFLSDNGAPFTINIYPFISLYNDPNFPVEFAFFDGTGTPINDNGRIYDNVLDANYDTLVWSLQKNGFGNLTIIVGEVGWPTDGDKNANLMYARRYNQGFMNRQKANKGTPMRPGAMDAYLFGLIDEDAKSIQPGNFERHWGIFYIDGQPKYQLSLGSGNGLIPAKDVHYLAKKWCILAPNANLQDPQLGPSVSYACDHADCTSLGYGSSCGNLNLAQNVSYAFNSYYQVSNQLDSACKFPGLSIVSTRDPSVGSCKFKIMIKSEDASEASAMMPITRSTAVLLLLSICLYIVL encoded by the exons ATGTTGTTCAAAGGTGTTTTTGCTGTCTTTTTCGTAATCACTTTGTTGTACGCAAGTTTGTTAATTGAAGTTGAAGGGATTGGTGTGAACTGGGGCTCACAGGCGAGGCATCCCCTACCTCCGGCTACGGTGGTGAGGCTTCTCCGAGAAAACGGTATCCAAAAGGTGAAACTTTTCGAGGCCGACTCTGcgattctcaaagctttaagtCGGACAGGGATTCAAGTTATGGTCGGAATCCCTAACGACTTGCTTGCTCCTTTAGCCGGTAGCGTTGCAGCCGCTGAGAGATGGGTCTCTCAGAATGTATCTGCTCATGTCTCCTCTAATGGCGTCGATATCAG GTATGTGGCAGTTGGGAATGAGCCTTTTCTAAAAGCATTCAATGGAACATTTGAGGGTATAACTCTACCTGCTCTTCAGAATATACAATCAGCTATCATCAAAGCTGGTTTAGCGACTCAGGTGAAAGTCACAGTGCCTCTTAACGCAGATGTGTACCAAAGTGCGTCTAATCTCCCTTCGGATGGAGATTTCAGGCCTGAAATCCGTGATCTCATGTTGAACATTGTTAAGTTTCTGAGTGATAACGGAGCACCATTCACTATCAACATTTACCCTTTCATCAGTCTCTACAACGACCCGAATTTCCCTGTGGAGTTTGCTTTCTTTGATGGAACTGGTACTCCGATAAACGACAATGGAAGAATCTACGACAATGTTCTTGATGCAAACTACGATACACTTGTGTGGTCGTTGCAGAAGAATGGGTTTGGGAATTTGACTATTATTGTTGGGGAAGTTGGGTGGCCAACAGATGGAGATAAGAACGCAAACTTGATGTATGCCAGGCGGTATAATCAAGGTTTTATGAACCGTCAAAAGGCTAATAAAGGAACACCTATGAGACCTGGGGCAATGGATGCTTACTTGTTTGGTCTTATCGATGAAGATGCCAAAAGCATTCAGCCTGGAAACTTTGAAAGACACTGGGGGATATTTTATATTGATGGACAGCCTAAGTATCAGCTCAGTCTTGGCAGTGGTAACGGGCTGATCCCTGCAAAGGATGTTCATTATTTGGCTAAGAAATGGTGTATTCTTGCGCCAAATGCTAATCTTCAGGATCCTCAGTTGGGACCAAGCGTGAGCTACGCTTGTGATCATGCTGATTGCACCAGTCTTGGTTATGGCTCCTCTTGTGGTAACCTGAATCTAGCACAGAATGTTTCGTATGCGTTCAATAGCTATTACCAGGTAAGTAATCAGCTCGACAGTGCGTGTAAGTTCCCGGGTCTCTCTATAGTCAGTACTAGGGATCCTTCTGTTGGGAGTTGCAAATTCAAGATAATGATCAAGTCAGAAGATGCTAGTGAAGCAAGTGCCATGATGCCTATAACACGATCAACGGCAGTGCTGCTACTTCTCTCCATCTGTCTGTATATTGTTCTGTGA
- the SKB1 gene encoding SHK1 binding protein 1 (PROTEIN ARGININE METHYLTRANSFERASE 5 (PRMT5); FUNCTIONS IN: protein methyltransferase activity; INVOLVED IN: positive regulation of vernalization response, regulation of flower development; LOCATED IN: cytoplasm; EXPRESSED IN: 25 plant structures; EXPRESSED DURING: 13 growth stages; CONTAINS InterPro DOMAIN/s: Skb1 methyltransferase (InterPro:IPR007857); Has 35333 Blast hits to 34131 proteins in 2444 species: Archae - 798; Bacteria - 22429; Metazoa - 974; Fungi - 991; Plants - 531; Viruses - 0; Other Eukaryotes - 9610 (source: NCBI BLink).) encodes MPLGERGGWERTESRYCGVETDFSNDVTHLLNFNISTGGFDYVLAPLVDPSYRPSLVEGNGVDTQVLPVCGSDLVLSPSQWSSHVVGKISSWIDLDSEDEVLRMDSETTLKQEIAWATHLSLQACLLPTPKGKSCANYARCVNQILQGLTTLQLWLRVPLVKSEGDSMDDTSEGLNDSWELWNSFRLLCEHDSKLSVALDVLSTLPSETSLGRWMGESVRAAILSTDAFLTNARGYPCLSKRHQKLIAGFFDHAAQVVICGKPVHNLQKPLDSSSEGTEKNPLRIYLDYVAYLFQKMESLSEQERIELGYRDFLQAPLQPLMDNLEAQTYETFERDSVKYIQYQRAVEKALVDRVPDEKASELTTVLMVVGAGRGPLVRASLQAAEETDRKLKVYAVEKNPNAVVTLHNLVKMEGWEDVVTIISCDMRFWNAPEQADILVSELLGSFGDNELSPECLDGAQRFLKPDGISIPSSYTSFIQPITASKLYNDVKAHKDLAHFETAYVVKLHSVAKLAPSQSVFTFTHPNFSTKVNNQRYKKLQFSLPSDAGSALVHGFAGYFDSVLYKDVHLGIEPTTATPNMFSW; translated from the exons atgccGCTCGGAGAGAGAGGAGGATGGGAGAGGACCGAGTCCAGATACTGCGGCGTTGAGACTGATTTCTCCAACGATGTTACTCATCTTCTCAACTTCAACATTTCCACCGGCGGTTTTGACTATGTTCTCGCTCCTCTg GTGGATCCTTCGTATAGGCCGAGCTTGGTGGAAGGAAATGGTGTAGATACTCAGGTTCTTCCAGTCTGTGGCTCTGACTTAGTCTTGTCACCTTCTCAATGGAGCAGTCATGTTGTTG GAAAAATTAGTTCGTGGATTGACTTGGATTCTGAAGATGAGGTCTTACGGATGGATTCAGAAACCACATTGAAGCAAGAAATAGCTTGGGCTACTCATCTCTCCTTACAG GCATGCCTTCTTCCCACTCCTAAAGGGAAATCGTGCGCCAATTATGCCAGATGTGTGAACCAGATCTTACAAGGCCTCACTACCTTGCAG TTATGGCTAAGGGTTCCACTGGTGAAGTCTGAAGGTGATTCAATGGATGATACCTCAGAGGGACTG AATGATTCCTGGGAGCTGTGGAATTCGTTTCGTCTTCTTTGTGAGCATGACAGTAAGCTGTCTGTTGCTCTTGATGTTCT GAGTACACTACCCTCTGAAACTTCACTAGGGCGCTGGATGGGAGAGTCTGTGAGAGCAGCCATATTAAGCACTGAT GCTTTCTTAACAAATGCTCGGGGTTATCCTTGCTTGTCCAAACGCCACCAAAAGTTAATAGCAGGATTTTTTGATCATGCTGCCCAG GTTGTAATTTGTGGAAAGCCTGTTCATAATCTTCAAAAGCCTCTTGATTCTAGCTCGGAGG GTACAGAGAAGAATCCTCTGCGCATATATTTGGACTATGTTGCTTATCTGTTCCAAAAGATGGAATCACTTTCTGAACAGGAACGCATCGAG CTGGGTTACAGGGATTTTTTGCAGGCACCCCTGCAG CCTCTTATGGACAACCTCGAAGCCCAAACCTATGAGACGTTTGAGAGAGACTCTGTTAAATACATCCAA TATCAAAGAGCAGTTGAGAAAGCCTTGGTGGACAGGGTACCTGATGAAAAAGCATCCGAGTTGACTACT gtCCTGATGGTTGTGGGGGCAGGAAGGGGACCCCTTGTGAGGGCATCGTTACAG GCAGCTGAAGAAACTGATCGGAAGTTGAAAGTTTATGCCGTGGAAAAGAATCCTAATGCCGTTGTAACACTCCAT AATTTGGTTAAGATGGAAGGATGGGAAGACGTTGTTACGATAATATCCTGTGACATGCGTTTTTGGAATGCTCCCGAGCAAGCTGATATATTG GTTAGCGAACTGCTGGGTTCTTTTGGAGACAATGAACTTTCTCCTGAGTGTCTTGATGGAGCCCAAAGGTTTCTGAAGCCAGACGGAATTTCAATACCATCCTC GTATACAAGTTTCATACAGCCTATAACAGCTTCGAAGCTTTACAATGAC GTTAAGGCTCATAAAGATCTTGCGCACTTTGAAACTGCTTATGTTGTCAAGCTGCATAGTGTAGCAAAGCTTGCTCCTTCCCAGTCT GTTTTCACATTTACTCATCCAAACTTCTCAACGAAAGTCAACAACCAACGCTATAAGAAGCTTCAGTTCAGTCTACCAAGCGATGCTGGCTCAGCTTTGGTGCATG GATTCGCTGGCTATTTTGATTCCGTCCTTTATAAAGATGTTCATCTTGGGATCGAGCCTACAACAGCAACACCAAACATGTTCAGCTGGTAA
- a CDS encoding DUF1997 family protein, putative (DUF1997) (Protein of unknown function (DUF1997); CONTAINS InterPro DOMAIN/s: Protein of unknown function DUF1997 (InterPro:IPR018971); BEST Arabidopsis thaliana protein match is: Protein of unknown function (DUF1997) (TAIR:AT5G04440.1); Has 30201 Blast hits to 17322 proteins in 780 species: Archae - 12; Bacteria - 1396; Metazoa - 17338; Fungi - 3422; Plants - 5037; Viruses - 0; Other Eukaryotes - 2996 (source: NCBI BLink).) codes for MDIGIRNGWRTPKTSESSGSNFLGLLRSYPNTIPRCLYFLSLSSSFGLLDLIGQELCFRERIHMGNVHSGKRAMVISSLKKANISASRKQRIKLEINGEKELTFSEFLKHPSGMEAVINAKALQSYHLVDDSDDTYRCTLPKVQLMSFEVYPVLVLRVTPTQEDCTVELLSCKLEGSELLENQSERFSAIMTNCMTWNMEHPEPFLEVDVRLNVTLEISTRPFTMLPVSAVEAPGNLVMQTLVDTLVPLLLQQLLKDYDEWIKKQQRNSLNATS; via the exons ATGGATATTGGGATTAGAAACGGATGGAGAACTCCGAAGACTTCAGAAAGCTCTGGATCTAATTTCCTGGGTTTGCTTAGATCCTACCCTAACACCATCCCCAGGTGTTTATACTTTCTtagtttatcttcttcttttggtttattgGATTTGATAGGTCAGGAGCTCTGTTTCAGGGAGAGAATTCATATGGGTAATGTTCATAGTGGCAAAAGAGCAATGGTGATTTCTAGTTTAAAGAAAGCGAATATCTCTGCTTCGAGGAAGCAGAGAATTAAGCTAGAGATTAATGGAGAAAAGGAGCTGACTTTCAGTGAGTTTTTGAAACACCCATCTGGCATGGAGGCTGTGATCAACGCAAAGGCTTTGCAGAGTTACCATTTAGTTGATGATAGTGATGATACTTACAG ATGTACATTGCCAAAAGTTCAGTTAATGAGTTTTGAAGTTTATCCAGTACTGGTTTTAAGGGTCACTCCCACACAGGAAGATTGTACAGTTGAGCTGCTTTCCTGCAAG TTGGAAGGATCAGAGTTATTGGAGAACCAAAGTGAAAGGTTTTCAG CAATAATGACAAACTGCATGACTTGGAACATGGAACATCCAGAGCCATTTTTGGAAGTTGACGTGAGATTGAATGTCACTCTAGAG ATCTCAACGCGACCGTTCACAATGCTTCCAGTATCAGCTGTTGAGGCTCCTGGGAATCT AGTAATGCAGACACTGGTCGATACACTGGTTCCCCTTCTGCTTCAGCAATTACTTAAAGATTACGACGAATGGATTAAAAAACAGCAACGGAACTCCTTAAACGCAACTTCTTAA
- a CDS encoding keratin-associated protein (DUF1218) (Protein of unknown function (DUF1218); FUNCTIONS IN: molecular_function unknown; INVOLVED IN: biological_process unknown; LOCATED IN: plasma membrane; EXPRESSED IN: 25 plant structures; EXPRESSED DURING: 15 growth stages; CONTAINS InterPro DOMAIN/s: Protein of unknown function DUF1218 (InterPro:IPR009606); Has 77 Blast hits to 70 proteins in 13 species: Archae - 0; Bacteria - 0; Metazoa - 0; Fungi - 0; Plants - 77; Viruses - 0; Other Eukaryotes - 0 (source: NCBI BLink).), translating into MAVSMKQMSLVVSALGVLSFVLGVIAENKKPASGTPISGKGVVICKYPSDPTVALGYLSAAFLLACTVAGYKSLFISYKGKSVPNSVLFKSTSFSVFFNIALITSGLALSLLLWPTITEQLHLTRNVHRNLETSCPTAKTGLLGGGAFVSLDSCLFWLVALMLADNAREDHFDEVESRSIDGNSSSRDVNLKIDA; encoded by the exons ATGGCGGTTAGTATGAAACAAATGTCGTTGGTCGTCTCTGCTTTGGGCGTCTTATCCTTTGTTTTGGGAGTTATCGCCGAGAACAAGAAG CCTGCGTCTGGGACTCCAATAAGTGGAAAAGGAGTAGTTATCTGCAAATACCCATCTGATCCAACTGTTGCCTTGGGATACCTTTCTGCTGCTTTTCTCCTTGCCTGCACTGTAGCAGGATACAAATCCTTGTTCATCTCTTACAAGGGAAAGTCTGTTCCTAACTCTGTCTTGTTCAAAAGCACCAGCTTCTCTGTGTTCTTCAACATtgcctt GATAACATCTGGACTGGCCTTGTCTCTGTTGCTCTGGCCAACCATTACAGAACAACTTCACTTGACCCGTAATGTTCACCGAAACTTAGAAACCAGTTGCCCCACGGCTAAGACCGGTCTGCTTGGTGGAGGTGCCTTTGTGTCTTTGGACTCGTGCCTTTTCTGGTTGGTTGCTCTGATGCTCGCTGATAACGCCCGTGAAGACCATTTTGATGAAGTTGAAAGCAGAAGCATCGATGGGAACTCTTCCTCCAGGGATGTGAATCTCAAGATTGATGCTTGA